GGGGTCGCGGTCAGCGGGGCGAGCGGCGTGTCCGCGGCGGTGCTGGGCGCCGCGGCCGTGGTCGCCGCGGCGGTCGTCGGGACCGGCGAGGCCGGCGAGGCCGGTTGCAGGCTGACCGTCGGGCTGCCCCCGCAGGCCGCCACCAGCAGGACCGCGCCGAGCGGCAGGAGGGTCTTCGCTCGGGACACCGGCTCAGTCCGCCGCCGGGCGGGTGATCCGCCGGGTCGGCTCGTCGATGGCCGCCTCGACCGCCGGGTCGTCCGCGCCGGCCGGCAGGTGGCCGTTGCCGGTCACGCTCCCGTTGGCCTTGCCGCCGGCCTTGGTGCCGTTGGTCTTCGCGGCGGTGCCGTTGGCGGGCGTATGCCCGTTGGTGGCGATCCCGTTGGTACGGGCGGTCCGGCCGTTCGTGGTCCCGTTGGCCCGGCTCTCCAGCTGCTGGGTCAGGTCGTCGGCGGCCGCGCCGTAGCGGTCCTCGGCGCCGTACCGGTCCTCGGCGCCGTACCGGTCCTCCGCGCCGTACCGGTCCTCCGCGCCGTACCGGTCCGAAGTGGACGGTGCGGGCGGGGTGAAGCGGTCGGGCGCGTAGCCCCGGTCGGCGGCCGCGGCCGGAGTGGCGGCGGCGGTGGCGGCGGGCTGGGCCCGCTTCTCCCGGCGCACCGGCACCCGCGGCATCGCGACCATCCCGATCGAGCGGGTGCCGACCAGGTCGATCAGCCGGGCCGCACGCAGCACCTCGTCGTGCGTGGTGGCGCCGAGCTCGACCACCAGCACGGTCACGTGGGCGAGCCGGGCCAGCGTCTGGGCCTGCGAGCCCGAGGACATCGGCGGCGCGTCGATGACGACGAACCGGGCCGAGTGCCGGAACTGGCGGATGGCCTGCTCGGTGAGGAAGACCTGGGTCGCCTCGCTGGTGAGCTCGGCCTCGGCGCCGGGCGGGATGACCCGCAGGCCGTGCGCGGTGGCCGGGCGCTGCTCCAGGTCGGAGACGCTGTAGCCGCCGTGCAGAAGCTCGGACAGGCCGGGCGCGGTCGGGTCGAGGTCGAGGATCTGCCGGCCGCTGGAGGAGGGGTCGGCGCAGACCAGCACGGTGTCCAGGTTCATCCGGGCCAGCGAGACGGCCAGGTTGGCGGCGACGATGCTGCCGGCCGGCCCGTCGGAGGCGCCGGCGACCAGGATGATCTGCTCCCGGTCGGACACCAGTGAGACCAGCACGTTCCGCAGCTCGCTGAACGCGTTGCCCTGCCGGCTGTGCGTGCTCTGCACCAGGCTGAAGTCGGTCCGGGTGCCGGAGGGCACCTCGACCAGCACCGGCACGTCGAACTGACGCTCCAGGTCGACCGAGCGGCGGACCCGTTTGTCGGCCCGCTCGATCGCGAACGCGAGCATCAGCCCGAACAGCAGCCCCAGCAGCAGGCCGCTGGCGATGGCGAGGATGCCGAGCGGACCGGAGGCCGTGCTCGGCAGCTGCGCGTCGGTGGTGATCAGCCCGGGATCGATCTGGGTGGTCTGCAGCGGGATCAGCCGGCCCTGCAGGATGTTCAGCTGGTCGGTGATGGTGTTGACCTGCGCCTGCGCGGCGGCGTGGTCGGCCGAGGTCGGCGACAGCGCCGCGAGCTGGCTCGAGTACTTCCTCAGCGCGACCCCGAGCGTGTTGACCTGGGTCTGCAGCGCCTTGATCTGAGCGCTGGTGCTGGCCTTGGCCGTGTCCCCGCGCACGGCGAGGTACGCCTCGGCGAACGCGTGCGCGCCCTGCTGGGCGGCCAGCGGGTTGTCGGTGGTGAAGGCGATGTTGAGGAACGAGGTGTTCGCCGGCACGGTGATCGAGACCGCCTTGCCGAGCTCCTCCGGCGTGACCGAGGTGCGCAGCAGGTCCCGGGCCTTGGTCTCCACCAGCGTCGACTTGACCAGCTGGGCCTCGGTGTCGAGGTTGACCTCGCCGGACGTGCGGCCGTTGGCCACCGCGCTGTCCGACCCCGTCGCGTTGACCTGCACGCTGGCGGTCGAGGTGTACTGCTGGGTGCGGGTGGCCGTGAAGGCGTAACCGGCGCTGACGCCGACCAGCAGGCCCAGAGCGATGGCCCACCAGCGCCGCTTCGCGAGACGCAGGTAGTCGCCCAGCTGGAGCGTGCTCCCACCGGACGAGCGCATCTGGCTCACTACGTACCCCCTTCACCCTGGACGCGAGAAGTCTCTCGCATGCGCAGGTGTGGTCCACCGCCGGCCGCGGGACGCCGACGTTCGAATCGGTCTCAACGTTAGCCCGTACGGCGGTCGACCCACGGGTGAACCCGGAGATTTGAGATCTCTCACCCAGCCAGGGTTCAGCGTATGCTCCGAGCCCTTACCGACCCGGGTCGGCTCGGTCCGAGCCCCGGTTCCTCGCCCGCGCCGGATCCTGGGGGAACGAGTGCGCGTCTGCTACCACATCCAGTCCCACACGCTGCCCGCCCAGCTGGTGCGGTTGATCCGGACGATCCGTACGTCCAGCCCCACCGGCCTGGTCGTCGTGAGCCACTCGGTGACCGGCCCGGAGCTGGAGCTCGGCGAGCTGGCGGACGACCCCGCGGTGATCGTCCGCCGGGTCCCCAACGGCTACGGTGACTTCTCCCACATCGACCGCTGGCTCGAGGTGGTCGACCTGCTCGTCGAGCGGGGCGAGGACTTCGACTGGCTGTGCAACCTCAGCGGCCAGGACTACCCGCTGGTGCCGCTGGCGCAGGCCGAGCGGGAGCTGCTCGAGGGCGGCGCGGACGGCTACCTCCAGCTCTACCCGGTCTTCACCGCCGGCGGGAAGT
The window above is part of the Mycobacteriales bacterium genome. Proteins encoded here:
- a CDS encoding Wzz/FepE/Etk N-terminal domain-containing protein — protein: MRSSGGSTLQLGDYLRLAKRRWWAIALGLLVGVSAGYAFTATRTQQYTSTASVQVNATGSDSAVANGRTSGEVNLDTEAQLVKSTLVETKARDLLRTSVTPEELGKAVSITVPANTSFLNIAFTTDNPLAAQQGAHAFAEAYLAVRGDTAKASTSAQIKALQTQVNTLGVALRKYSSQLAALSPTSADHAAAQAQVNTITDQLNILQGRLIPLQTTQIDPGLITTDAQLPSTASGPLGILAIASGLLLGLLFGLMLAFAIERADKRVRRSVDLERQFDVPVLVEVPSGTRTDFSLVQSTHSRQGNAFSELRNVLVSLVSDREQIILVAGASDGPAGSIVAANLAVSLARMNLDTVLVCADPSSSGRQILDLDPTAPGLSELLHGGYSVSDLEQRPATAHGLRVIPPGAEAELTSEATQVFLTEQAIRQFRHSARFVVIDAPPMSSGSQAQTLARLAHVTVLVVELGATTHDEVLRAARLIDLVGTRSIGMVAMPRVPVRREKRAQPAATAAATPAAAADRGYAPDRFTPPAPSTSDRYGAEDRYGAEDRYGAEDRYGAEDRYGAAADDLTQQLESRANGTTNGRTARTNGIATNGHTPANGTAAKTNGTKAGGKANGSVTGNGHLPAGADDPAVEAAIDEPTRRITRPAAD